A stretch of the Theileria equi strain WA chromosome 1, complete sequence genome encodes the following:
- a CDS encoding hypothetical protein (encoded by transcript BEWA_019000A) — translation MKNLELLAELDLCSQPDTIKPFPSDVFPDSVYSGSFLVGTYCYDQRKDERCGSLICFNPRNYIKQKLYHSTNIHEVPTFHEFGLGLPGILSCSWVCRENSAGILCLTSDLKVVQFDAIDGNLNSEYKFEKVSQINLDDESSSVGLSLTPSDIYGKYISITSSNGYVYIVKDDTVINRWKAHDLEVWTSVFDPNNVNVILTGSDDSYIKRFDLRENINNITKVSCHSSGVTTLQFSPNNPNLLYSGGFDKNLFQFDTRNFSTPISTIKTLTSIWYIDFVKYHKTSQLHIAGCYDGAVTYNLVDDEIDIGSSMHYNTGNSLFYYKMNSLGPAINLS, via the exons ATGAAAAACCTTGAATTGCTTGCCGAATTAGATCTGTGCTCTCAGCCAGACACAATTAAACCGTTTCCATCAGACGTGTTTCCAG ATAGCGTCTATTCTGGAAGCTTTCTCGTTGGTACCTATTGCTATGATCAGAGGAAGGATGAAAGATGTGGTAGCTTAATCTGTTTTAATCCACGTAATTATAttaaacaaaaattataCCATAGTACAAACATCCATGAGGTTCCTACCTTTCATGAATTTGGACTAGGACTTCCGGGGATACTTAGTTGTTCGTGGGTTTGTCGAGAAAACAGTGCTGGTATTTTATGTTTGACATCCGATTTGAAAGTTGTTCAATTTGACGCCATAGATGGTAATCTTAATTCCGAGTATAAGTTTGAGAAGGTCTCTCAAATAAACCTAGATGATGAATCCTCCTCGGTCGGACTGTCATTAACTCCATCCGATATATATGGGAAGTACATCTCAATCACCTCATCTAATGGGTACGTGTATATTGTAAAAGATGATACTGTGATAAATCGGTGGAAAGCTCATGATCTTGAAGTATGGACAAGTGTCTTCGATCCTAACAACGTCAATGTTATCCTAACTGGGTCCGATGATTCATACATAAAACGGTTTGATCTTAGGGAAAACATCAATAATATAACTAAAGTTTCATGTCATAGCTCTGGAGTTACGACACTGCAATTTTCACCAAATAATCCAAATTTGTTATATAGTGGAGGATTCGACAAAAATCTTTTTCAATTCGACACTAGGAACTTTTCAACTCCCATTAGTACCATAAAAACTCTCACATCTATATGGTATATTGACTTTGTGAAGTATCACAAAACTTCACAACTGCATATTGCAGGATGTTACGATGGCGCCGTTACCTATAACTTGGTAGATGATG AAATTGATATTGGGTCATCAATGCATTATAACACTGGCAACTCACTG TTTTACTATAAAATGAACTCTTTAGGACCTGCAATAAACTTATCCTAA
- a CDS encoding hypothetical protein (encoded by transcript BEWA_019010A): MLCNLFYTFVFLSLLSDYSPLLKFSSCIEPLATPNTANNTTFTNVIDEETPKNREETLEGASADYKDRRDDKQSISKDDLSKEAYRLENGVKYITDEKQNIEKIERIGDEIKRKLNDSNGTKLQELINKRNQLLIKISSLGKTLRIEHDAVYPELRGEPIIVIAKNEDDEKRKANQLAHLDGFEDFVHKISSPCSILEDIRKKSLDSTQLNAKDKFKMEQRTLDSMNAQDRLNYDNNMIEHYESLMQELVEGIHKVNDEIEGSWHNYSL; this comes from the exons ATGTTATGTAATTTgttctacacatttgtttttttaTCTCTATTGAGTGACTATTCCCCTCTTTTAAAGTTTTCCAGCTGCATAGAGCCGCTTGCAACACCAAATACTGCAAACAATACCACTTTTACAAATGTAatagatgaagaaactcCAAAAAATCGTGAGGAGACTTTAGAAGGTGCGTCTGCGGATTACAAAGACCGTAGAGATGATAAACAGTCAATTAGTAAAGATGACCTTTCAAAGGAAGCGTACCGTTTGGAGAATGGCGTGAAATATATTACAGATGAAAAGCAGaatattgaaaaaataGAGAG AATAGGAGACGAAATAAAAAGGAAACTGAACGACTCGAATGGCACAAAATTACAAGAGCTTATCAACAAGAGAAATCAGCTGCTAATAAAAATATCCTCGCTAGGGAAAACACTCCGTATTGAACATGATGCTGTTTACCCTGAGCTCAGAGGAGAACCTATTATAGTCATCGCGAAGAACGAAGATGATGAGAAGAGGAAGGCCAATCAATTAGCACACCTCGATG GATTCGAAGATTTTGTCCATAAAATATCGTCGCCATGCAGCATACTGGAGGATATTCGGAAAAAATCACTAGATTCTACACA ACTAAATGCTAAAGATAAATTCAAAATGGAACAAAGAACTCTGGATTCTATGAATGCACAAGATAGGTTAAATTATG ATAATAACATGATTGAACATTACGAATCCCTAATGCAAGAACTAGTCGAAGGTATACACAAAGTTAACGACGAAATAGAAGGATCGTGGCATAATTACAGCCTGTAG
- a CDS encoding hypothetical protein (encoded by transcript BEWA_019020A): MFNPRPSSGISHSFSKASAKIDVPARIETQVSSSTDQSANLSLHDGIFGRFGILKDDNLAVSPSFDSKNFDDSHIFNDVKRSSSSGRYNALDFDIQPMADVSTIEMPKSAVELSTEGIFDKNYLVQLILTFERLSKFNKKLISEPLRFRFIDISHHGYDKEAENEGLIDKNGNKIKKIIYAKQADGHYRRSYLDRGMKGAGHSYYDSNNSSAVPKQAYPMRVIHNDSDILDTVRHEASTLEHPNINGLDVYETRRGATQTDWKSGDIRGKVDIEFKRSDLADKNRDPLLAFKEGTDEYPFAKPKLRPIPSQTDWKSKNSFENDIGFFQFSKRGFPQKEETKDSEQSFLEKLLDKPFDNEDDTFTQNVNSPRRSIWGDNEQTVNLQWQYMDPHGIVHGPFPSEQMYQWYSKNFFPQNLRMRYNTKMSWTPLKDLYPPNTSAFRSLPSGYDGKGDSWPTAAPQWKTPRDSVSSFNDREVLRSQQSPFFGKMHEIPKVSHDLPKVVAAKTHTSAALPIDILGSLEPKPKPSLHASPFLSMEKPITKRTPNKTPEGRDTLHRGAAGILKNLEVLSAKEVTTHSMPQTQEHVSDPPRESLGWKKTEVEVASLLEIMEIQKKQSVAEAKEEPAKKVMQTGWDFSNNNAHVDLSEDFPTLGTDVRVVTTRTTKSTFSKQITTMPLETFIERNSGVVSGLESNQTFASKVFGK; the protein is encoded by the coding sequence ATGTTTAATCCACGACCTTCTAGTGGCATAAGCCATAGTTTTTCAAAGGCTTCGGCTAAGATCGATGTGCCAGCAAGAATTGAAACACAAGTATCATCATCTACAGACCAATCAGCAAACTTGAGCTTACATGATGGTATTTTCGGCAGATTTGGCATAttaaaggatgataatcTCGCAGTATCACCCTCATTTGACTCGAAGAATTTTGATGATAGCCATATATTCAACGATGTTAAAAGATCTAGTTCGTCAGGTCGATACAATGCACTGGATTTCGATATTCAGCCAATGGCTGATGTATCTACGATAGAGATGCCCAAATCGGCGGTAGAATTGAGTACTGAAGGAATATTTGACAAAAACTACCTTGTGCAGCTCATACTTACGTTTGAGCGTCTATCGAAATTTAACAAAAAGCTTATTTCAGAGCCTCTGCGTTTTCGTTTCATAGATATTTCACATCATGGTTATGATAAAGAAGCAGAAAATGAGGGTTTGATTGACAAAAACGGTAACAAGATCAAGAAGATCATTTACGCAAAACAAGCTGATGGCCACTATCGTAGAAGCTACCTTGACCGAGGTATGAAGGGAGCCGGTCATTCGTATTATGACTCTAACAACTCTTCAGCAGTCCCCAAACAGGCCTATCCCATGAGAGTGATTCATAACGACAGTGATATTCTGGATACAGTGCGTCATGAGGCAAGCACGCTTGAACATCCAAACATCAATGGTTTGGATGTCTATGAGACTCGCAGAGGTGCTACACAGACGGATTGGAAGAGCGGTGATATACGAGGGAAGGTAGATATAGAATTTAAAAGGTCAGATTTAGCGGATAAAAATAGGGATCCGTTATTAGCATTCAAGGAGGGAACAGATGAGTATCCTTTTGCTAAACCGAAGCTCCGTCCGATACCGTCACAGACTGATTGGAAAAGTAAAAATTCCTTCGAAAATGATATTGGATTTTTCCAGTTTTCAAAGAGAGGATTTCCACAGAAGGAGGAAACTAAGGATTCCGAACAATCGTTTTTGGAGAAGCTTTTGGATAAACCTTttgataatgaagatgatacGTTCACTCAGAATGTTAATTCTCCAAGGAGGAGTATTTGGGGTGATAATGAGCAAACTGTAAACTTGCAATGGCAATATATGGATCCACATGGCATCGTTCATGGACCATTCCCCTCTGAGCAAATGTACCAATGGTATTCTAAGAACTTTTTCCCCCAGAATTTAAGGATGAGATATAATACTAAAATGTCATGGACTCCTCTTAAGGATCTCTATCCGCCAAACACCTCCGCCTTTAGATCATTGCCTAGTGGTTatgatggtaaaggtgATTCTTGGCCAACTGCTGCGCCGCAATGGAAGACTCCTAGAGACTCAGTATCCAGTTTCAACGATAGAGAAGTTTTAAGGTCACAACAATCACCATTCTTTGGGAAGATGCATGAGATTCCAAAAGTGTCACACGATCTACCCAAGGTAGTGGCTGCAAAAACGCACACATCGGCAGCTCTTCCGATTGACATTTTGGGTAGTTTGGAGCCTAAACCAAAACCATCGCTTCATGCCTCTCCATTTCTTTCAATGGAGAAACCGATAACGAAGAGAACCCCTAACAAAACCCCAGAAGGGAGGGACACATTACACAGGGGTGCCGCTGGCATTCTTAAGAATTTGGAGGTTTTGTCAGCTAAGGAGGTTACAACACATAGTATGCCGCAGACCCAAGAACACGTCTCTGACCCACCTCGTGAATCTTTGGGCTGGAAGAAGACGGAAGTCGAAGTTGCATCGTTACTAGAAATTATGGAAATCCAGAAGAAACAGAGCGTGGCTGAAGCAAAGGAAGAACCTGCTAAGAAGGTGATGCAAACGGGATGGGATTTCAGTAATAATAACGCACACGTTGACCTATCTGAAGACTTTCCTACGCTTGGCACCGATGTAAGAGTTGTCACAACTCGCACTACAAAGTCCACATTCTCCAAACAAATTACAACTATGCCTCTAGAGACTTTCATAGAGCGCAATTCTGGAGTTGTGTCTGGACTCGAATCAAACCAAACGTTCGCAAGTAAAGTGTTTGGAAAATAA
- a CDS encoding 50S ribosomal subunit L24, putative (encoded by transcript BEWA_019030A), whose translation MCSIDLVHPGISQHIEYNYPSAPFYHVKVDLTRLRINNWFSHLQYRGAKIAKPKDLIKFWKIKPGDKVVVISGKDKGKVEEVLMCDKLRNQVKVKGCNMRKLFVDSQLVQIEKKIHYSNVQLIDPMLNCGTKVTIRYGSDNKPLRVSKKSGCVIPWPEKKSVDRGDLIEGEKDTKPEIALQRTYDYKKVSHTTISTKKSGCGINATTTPNDEKV comes from the exons ATGTGTTCTATCGATTTGGTCCATCCAGG TATATCGCAACACATAGAATATAATTATCCGAGTGCCCCGTTTTATCATGTAAAAGTTGATCTAACGAGGCTTCGCATAAATAACTGGTTCAGTCATCTTCAATACAGAGGAGCGAAAATTGCAAAACCTAAAGACCTGAtcaaattttggaaaataaaaCCTGGTGACAAG GTTGTTGTTATAAGTGGTAAAGACAAGGGGAAAGTGGAAGAAGTGTTAATGTGTGATAAACTACGGAACCAGGTAAAGGTAAAAGGCTGTAATATG AGAAAACTATTTGTTGACTCACAACTTGTACAAATTGAGAAAAAGATTCACTATTCTAACGTACAACTCATTGATCCCATGCTAAA CTGTGGTACAAAGGTAACAATTCGCTATGGTTCAGACAATAAACCTT TGCGTGTTTCTAAAAAGTCCGGATGTGTAATTCCCTGGCCTGAGAAG AAATCGGTAGATAGGGGAG ATTTAATCGAGGGTGAGAAGGATACAAAACCAGAAATTGCGCTCCAACGTACATACGATTACAAAAAGGTATCTCATACGACAATATCAACCAAAAAATCAGGATGTGGAATCAATGCGACTACTACGCCAAACGATGAAAAAGTATAA
- a CDS encoding hypothetical protein (encoded by transcript BEWA_019040A) translates to MRNGMQKQSNTSENPGISSPQSVQAKRKLWNTINNDKLDNEDLSTDHYARSSSASAGFDDTYMEFRRQHTSNNRGRPRINTDILSKSNRENNTYLYNAENSLKRIPTSGRFDWNRNLGNDLTIPRAHPGQRKRNIADQFELTSSDGHKKDVKMLDDVFVMHANRNVNKFGDPFESFSDSITTINSFPSDSPRMSYSNKNIDHISSDTDDASFVSKFKLLLKRVGSKIKKCFCTVSTKSKEYITRFCDKQKQKKAERNKRRSEQKRTKEPLLGYKKRGINNKRASKHSKKESINSSDRISVPFTASSRSSSFDFEATKRDKGTISERFSEFKSRSKSRLKNKNKKTSDVPHVTLSPFPGD, encoded by the coding sequence atgaggaatggGATGCAAAAACAATCAAATACTTCGGAAAATCCGGGGATAAGCTCGCCTCAGTCCGTTCAGGCGAAAAGaaaattatggaatacgataaataatgataaattaGACAATGAAGATTTATCAACTGATCACTATGCACGCAGTAGTTCTGCTAGTGCGGGTTTTGATGATACATACATGGAATTCAGAAGACAACACACTAGTAACAATAGAGGAAGACCCCGAATCAACACAGATATTTTATCTAAATCAAACCGTGAAAATAATACGTACCTTTATAATGCTGAAAACTCATTGAAAAGAATTCCTACTTCTGGAAGGTTTGATTGGAACAGAAATCTTGGAAACGATTTGACCATACCTAGAGCACATCCTGGACAGAGAAAAAGGAATATAGCAGATCAATTTGAATTGACATCCTCCGACGGGCATAAGAAGGATGTTAAAATGCTAGATGATGTATTTGTTATGCATGCTAATCGTAATGTAAATAAGTTTGGGGATCCATTCGAATCGTTCAGTGATTCAATTACAACTATAAATTCATTTCCCTCGGATTCTCCTAGGATGTCTTATtctaataaaaatatagacCATATATCGAGTGATACTGATGATGCCTCTTTTGTCTCCAAATTTAAGTTACTATTGAAGAGAGTAGGCTcaaaaattaaaaaatgtttttgtACTGTAAGTACGAAGtctaaagaatatataaCGCGATTCTGTGATAAACAAAAACAGAAAAAGGCAGAAAGAAATAAAAGAAGAAGTGAACAAAAACGAACAAAAGAACCACTTCTTGGTTATAAGAAAAGGGGTATAAATAACAAAAGAGCTTCCAAACATTCTAAAAAGGAAAGTATAAACTCTTCTGATCGTATTTCCGTGCCATTTACTGCATCAAGCCGTTCCTCTTCCTTCGACTTTGAAGCAACAAAAAGAGACAAAGGCACAATTTCTGAAAGATTTTCAGAATTTAAATCACGTTCGAAATCACGACTCAAaaataaaaacaaaaaaaCTTCCGACGTACCTCATGTAACACTATCACCCTTCCCGGGCGACTAA
- a CDS encoding hypothetical protein (encoded by transcript BEWA_019050A), with the protein MIVNSQRLSDLSESQFQEIIALIRYSSLKASNLSANVAMTFLSNMPYDSKFETLPSNDPNGAEFSRLTIEYYDDDKNMTIDDFVDNEPHISSDGIHKSRLKERISNWKIILKKKIKKLYRFSDNTGAIISDLNEDIAKKSKREKIYISYADLMVPNFYNYDPKHLDIPLHNYKRKTNEAIDIKIVGADDQSHDYDTLSVPPFESNELFRQKHPWLHPTLSFTKLCRIKYEILSLPIVVRHLDPSTAAIAWTLFERLVMVGVVTKFNRKLYAATCVILSYKFNQDYESDVLNEIVQYISKERNIDPKTIFYNEMKIFTMLDFSLKLKYSYIQAHIHNFLDLNNLLFFQLYDAPEATYLELEE; encoded by the exons ATGATAGTCAACAGTCAGAGGTTGTCAGACTTATCTGAGTCACAATTTCAGGAAATCATCGCACTTATACGTTATTCCTCTTTGAAGGCATCAAATCTATCGGCAAATGTGGCAATGACATTCTTGTCTAATATGCCATATGATTCCAAGTTCGAG ACATTGCCCAGTAATGATCCAAACGGTGCTGAATTTAGTCGACTTACCATTGAGTATTATGACGATGACAAGAACATGACTATTGATGACTTCGTAGATAATGAACCGCATATAAGCAGTGATGGTATTCATAAATCACGGCTAAAGGAACGTATATCAAACTGGAAGATCATCTTAAAGAAAAAGATCAAGAAGCTATACAGGTTCAGTGATAATACTGGTGCAATTATTAGTGATTTAAATGAAGATATTGCTAAAAAGTCGAAGCGCGAAAAAATTTATATCTCATACGCTGATTTGATGGTGCCAAATTTCTACAACTATGACCCAAAACATCTAGATATACCACTGCATAACTACAAGAGAAAGACGAACGAAGCGATAGATATTAAAATAGTTGGTGCAGATGATCAAAGTCATGATTATGATACGCTTTCTGTGCCGCCGTTTGAATCAAACGAATTATTTAGACAGAAACACCCGTGGTTACACCCTACTCTATCCTTCACAAAATTATG CCGAATAAAATATGAGATTCTGAGTTTGCCCATTGTTGTTAGACATTTGGATCCATCGACCGCAGCAATTGCATGGACTCTATTTGAAAG ATTGGTGATGGTTGGAGTAGTAACAAAATTTAATCGAAAGCTTTATGCTGCAACATGTGTCATACTTTCATACAAATTTAACCAGGATTATGAATCTGATGTTTTAAACGAAATTGTACAATATATAAGCAAAGAACGCAATATTGATCCAAAGACTATTTTCTACAACGAGATGAAAATTTTTACGATGCTAGACTTTTCTCTAAAGCTCAAATACAGTTATATCCAAGCGCATATACACAATTTTCTCGATTTGAAT AATTTGCTGTTTTTTCAGCTATACGATGCACCAGAGGCCACATATCTGGAACTTGAGGAGTAA
- a CDS encoding protein kinase domain containing protein (encoded by transcript BEWA_019060A) yields MLKNNHVDTELDTIHDKSGRNSSIHPQCSCTRLTASTHDISSKSAIHSLWFTIDDFDIGGLVGDGAHGQVFLARERRTGFICVLKCIPKVQLVGSGRESMFKHEIEMHSHLRHPNISCLYTWFTTSTMIYMVMEYCYNGDLYTHLMINKRFDEKRVSEMLFEITWAVRTCHDKHIAHLDIKPENILLDHNFSCKLADFGLSAHIEGFNINHMRGTYDYWSPEQCAYKYKTNKFGEFNQKSDVWTLGVLAFELYFGVSPFGTTCEESVETVLSRIQNYTWCKYWVSKYGSLYISDISSEFKDFLDLCFTKDSGKRPTASTLLYHPWLKLHNKGRYVDDVFINQHRI; encoded by the exons ATGTTGAAAAATAACCATGTGGATACTGAACTGGACACTATTCATGATAAGTCTGGAAGAAATAGTTCAATACATCCACAATGTAGCTGTACGAGATTAACCGCGTCAACACACGATATATCTTCGAAAAGTGCCATACATTCCTTATGGTTCACCATAGACGATTTTGATATAGGAGGTCTTGTG GGTGATGGAGCTCACGGTCAAGTTTTTTTGGCGCGAGAACGAAGAACTGGATTCATATGTGTATTGAAATGCATTCCAAAAGTTCAGCTCGTTGGGAGTGGGAGAGAATCCATGTTTAAACATGAAATAGAAATGCATAGTCATCTTCGACATCCGAATATATCATGTCTCTACACTTGGTTTACTACGAGTACAATGATTTATATGGTTATGGAATACTGCTACAATGGTGATTTATATACACATCTGATGATTAATAAGAGATTCGATGAGAAAAGAGTTTCAGAGATGTTGTTTGAGATCACATGGGCAGTACGGACATGTCACGACAAACACATAGCTCATCTGGATATTAAACCGGAGAATATCCTCCTAGATCATAATTTTAGCTGCAAGTTAGCTGATTTTGGATTATCAGCGCACATTGAGGGATTCAACATAAACCACATGAGAGGAACATATGATTATTGGTCCCCGGAGCAATGTGCATACAAATACAAGACAAACAAGTTCGGGGAGTTTAACCAAAAGAGCGATGTATGGACTTTGGGAGTTCTGGCATTCGAACTTTATTTCGGAGTTTCACCATTTGGAACGACATGTGAAGAATCCGTAGAAACCGTTTTAAGCCGTATACAAAACTACACTTGGTGCAAATACTGGGTAAGCAAGTATGGAAGCTTGTACATATCTGACATATCATCCGAATTTAAGGATTTTCTGGACTTGTGTTTCACTAAAGATTCAGGCAAACGACCCACTGCGAGCACCCTACTGTACCATCCATGGCTAAAACTACACAACAAGGGCAGATATGTGGACGATGTCTTTATAAATCAACACAGAATATAG